The Campylobacter sp. RM16189 genome contains a region encoding:
- a CDS encoding metallophosphoesterase gives MSDKLKIEYIDEDRYKRIFVFGDLHGSLHLFDEMIKKISLSKDDLVIILGDSCDRGKDSIGLYIRYTEMIKEGYSIKHIMGNHEYMFLNHYLLRGSITIQWGNNGGYETVKSIEDRNLTIKDLKWLISYIKTMPHMISSKSYLFVHAGYDCEIDEKEQDPECLMWDRSNFWYANNTGKEIYYGHTPSRDNKIKVRENGCYGMDVGAVFFDNLSIMEVKSKEVIDLGREVRER, from the coding sequence ATGAGCGATAAACTAAAAATAGAGTATATCGATGAGGATAGATATAAAAGAATATTTGTATTTGGAGATCTACACGGCTCACTTCATCTTTTTGATGAGATGATAAAAAAGATATCATTAAGCAAGGATGATTTAGTAATCATTCTTGGAGATAGCTGTGATAGAGGCAAGGACTCAATAGGGCTATATATAAGATATACCGAGATGATAAAAGAAGGATATAGTATAAAGCATATAATGGGAAATCATGAATATATGTTTTTAAACCACTATCTTTTACGAGGAAGTATTACTATACAGTGGGGAAATAACGGAGGATATGAGACTGTTAAATCAATAGAAGATAGAAATTTAACTATCAAAGATCTAAAATGGTTAATAAGCTACATAAAAACAATGCCCCATATGATAAGCTCAAAGAGCTATCTATTTGTACATGCCGGATATGATTGTGAAATAGATGAAAAAGAGCAAGACCCTGAATGTCTGATGTGGGATCGAAGTAATTTTTGGTACGCAAACAATACCGGCAAAGAGATATACTACGGGCATACCCCAAGCAGGGATAATAAGATAAAAGTAAGAGAGAATGGCTGCTACGGTATGGATGTGGGGGCTGTGTTTTTCGATAATTTATCGATAATGGAGGTAAAGAGTAAGGAGGTAATAGATTTGGGGAGGGAGGTAAGAGAGCGTTAA
- a CDS encoding helix-turn-helix domain-containing protein yields the protein MTIKRKSKHIEGFLTPEEFEKKYHISQSTQGKMRMAMKRRIGYVKIGSRVYYPESEIKKYLEKNLQKVEEA from the coding sequence ATGACTATAAAGAGAAAAAGTAAGCATATTGAGGGTTTTCTAACACCGGAGGAATTTGAGAAAAAGTATCATATTTCTCAATCTACTCAGGGAAAAATGAGAATGGCTATGAAACGCCGAATCGGATATGTGAAAATCGGATCAAGAGTATACTACCCCGAGTCCGAAATCAAAAAATATCTTGAGAAAAACCTACAAAAAGTGGAGGAAGCATAA
- a CDS encoding ATPase domain-containing protein, which yields MIYSEIKKRTKRKVEVTPCGIQYLDETLGGGFRNGSLVALLGREESGKTLFLEQILLSFLAQGKRSAYFALEFSDFELIDHMEKRIEAGIVSKKEIEKIEIFTSEEFSDGFHIVEEMEKLHQEKDISIFGIDSTMSLTAATSIEGEMQKIKELFLTLSDFAKKTKSIVFLITQKSKNSVEKKEASIYGSQRANHYANLILDFEVEDGKHTIEIAKNKQNGKKAKYDVALNSDTLFFEIKDGEMPKKATKTKKNKKTPTTENMDEPKFDVSIVDDEDDPSTWFSNMKKAPRYPGR from the coding sequence ATGATATATAGCGAGATCAAAAAAAGGACAAAAAGAAAAGTAGAGGTAACGCCTTGCGGAATTCAGTACCTCGATGAGACACTTGGCGGAGGTTTTAGAAACGGCTCACTCGTAGCCCTCCTCGGTAGAGAGGAAAGCGGAAAGACCCTTTTTCTGGAGCAGATACTGCTTTCGTTTCTGGCTCAGGGAAAGAGAAGTGCTTACTTTGCCTTAGAGTTTTCAGATTTTGAGCTGATCGATCATATGGAAAAGAGGATAGAGGCGGGCATCGTTTCAAAAAAAGAGATAGAAAAAATAGAGATATTCACAAGTGAAGAGTTTTCTGATGGGTTTCATATCGTGGAAGAAATGGAAAAACTTCATCAGGAAAAAGACATATCCATATTTGGAATAGATTCTACTATGTCGCTCACAGCTGCCACAAGTATTGAGGGCGAAATGCAAAAGATCAAAGAATTGTTTTTGACGCTATCGGATTTTGCGAAAAAAACCAAAAGTATCGTCTTTCTCATCACCCAAAAATCGAAAAACTCGGTAGAAAAAAAAGAGGCAAGTATCTATGGATCCCAACGTGCAAATCATTATGCGAACTTGATTTTGGATTTCGAGGTAGAGGATGGGAAACACACAATAGAAATAGCAAAAAATAAACAAAATGGAAAAAAAGCAAAATATGACGTAGCCCTCAATAGCGATACTCTATTTTTCGAGATCAAAGACGGGGAAATGCCAAAGAAAGCCACAAAGACAAAAAAAAATAAAAAAACACCTACTACAGAAAATATGGATGAGCCAAAATTTGATGTTTCTATAGTAGATGATGAGGATGACCCGTCTACGTGGTTTTCAAATATGAAAAAAGCACCTAGATATCCGGGGAGATGA